Below is a genomic region from Neobacillus endophyticus.
GCACTAAATTTACAAAAAATTACTTTTTTTCGTAGAGATGCTAATAGAAAACTGTTATCGTGATGCTTTTGCTTTAGCAATAGTGTATGCCCGGAGAATGACATATACGACGCTAAAAGGTCCAGTTCGAGGGCTCCTGTAACTCGAATCAAAATATCTGGATTTTTTATTTTCAGAGTAAGTCAACTCTTGGGGGGGAATATCAGGATACTTTATTTTTGATAATTCCTTCATAGAGGTAATGGTTGATAGATTCGTGCGGATTTTATAAGAAACGGGTACGAACCTAAAGCCTGTCTTATTCGTGATACATATAAATGCAGTACAGCGTTACAAAAGTACAAAAGGATAAATGGAATGGAGGGACAGCAGCGGAACAACTAATGAGCAGGAGGTCTTTTTATAGAAAAACTGATACGGAAAGGAAGGTATAGACGGACTGACTATAAAGACGGTTACCTAATAAAAACAACATGAATCAAAACTATATAGAAAGGAGATAAAAATAAAATGTTTACCACAGCACTAACGATCTTTTCGTTTGTAATGACGATCGTATTGATTATGTGGAGACCCAAGGGACTGGATGTATCCATTCCTTCTCTCGTCGGAGCAGCGTTAATGGTTATCGCTGGATCGGTTTCGTTGGCAGATTTGAAAGTGATCGGGTCGGATGTTGGTGGTGCGTCGGTGACGATCATGGCAACCATTGCGATGGCACTTGTTCTCGAAAGCTTCGGTGTATTTCAATTCGTAGCTGATTTTTTAGTTAGACTTGCAAAGAATTCAGGTGTTCGCTTATTTTGGTACATCAATTTAATGAGTTTGCTTATGACCTTAGTGTTTAATAATGATGGTGCGATCATCATTGCAACACCAATACTGATCATTCTTCTTAGAAAGCTGGGACTTAAACCCCATCAGCAAATCCCGTATTTGTTAAGCGCTGCGCTCGTTGATACTGCAGCGAGTGCGCCCCTTGGTGTCAGTAATATTGTCAATTTAATCTCTATAAAAATCATCGGAATGAGCCTTGCAACCTACTCAGCAATGATTTTCGTACCTTCCTTGATAGGTGTTTGCGTCTTGGCAGTATTGAATTATGTGCTATTTCGAAAGAAACTAGTTACTGACCTGAAACAAAACCGTATGTCAAATAAACCGAAGCCACGTTGTCATCCTTTGGGACCCAATAATGAAATGGCTACTACAGATTTACAATTAGAAACTCCTTCGAAAAAGCAAAAAAGGTTTATGACGAATATCTTGCTATATGTTTTAGCCATTCGTGTAGCGCTGTTTGTTGGAGCTGACTTTGGAGTGTCTCCATCAGTTACTGCAGTCGTTGGAGCTGCCATACTCCTCATCTGGCGATGGATTAAGATGGGCACATCACCAATGGATATCTTACGAAAAACTCCGTGGCATGTACTTTTTTTTGCCTTTGGTATGTATGTTGTCGGAGCCGGGATTGCAAATGTTGGATTAAACTCATGGCTTGTGCATGTACTTCAACCGTTCATTGCTGGAGGATGGTTTAGCTCTATCGCAGCCACTGCAACTGCCGTTAGCATCATGTCCGACATATTTAATAATCACCCTGCTTTGATGATCGGTACGTTAAATCTGACCTCTATGCATTTGAGTCCGATGGACCTTCATGTAGCGTACCTTGGTAATATCATCGGAAGTGACATTGGTTCACTGCTTACGCCTATTGGGCTCCTAGCGACTCTAATATGGATGTTCGTATTGAAACAGTATAAGGTGCACATTAGTTGGAGGCAGTATTTCCGTGTAACAAGCCTAGTCGTTCCACCAACTGTAATAGCAACGATAGTCTTATGTTACGGATGGATTCGCCTGATTTATGGCTAAGGAGTTTTCTTGCCACTATGGAGGCATAGTAAGATAAGAGTTTAAAAAGGAGAATGGAGATGTTGATCGATTTTGTAAATTTAATTGAAAAAAATGTGGAGGTTGAGATTTCAGGGGGTATTTTCCATAAAGGTACTTTAATTGATTCCGGATTGGACATTGTGGTGATTTACGTTGGAAAAACCAATTCATTCCTTTACATTCCATTTGTTCATATTCAAAGATTGAGAGAGTTACCGAAATGGGATGAAGATATGACTTACGACACTCCCTCAGAAAAGCCAATCGAAGCAGAGGCAATATCTTATCGAAAAATATTAATGAATGCTAAAGGTTTGTTCGTGAAGGTTTACATGTCAGACAATCAATCCTTTCATGGTTATGTATCTAGCATTATGAATGATTACTTCGTTTTTTACTCTCCAGTCCACAAAACCATGTTTATCTCGATGAACCATGTCAAATGGATGATTCCGTATCCACCAGATACAACACCGTATGCTTTAGAGAATGAGAAATTACAATTAACACCTCCTCCCACTTCGTTAGCTAGAAGCTTTGAAGAGCAACTGAAAAGATTAGAAAATCAATTAGTGATTCTAGACGGTAGAGACAATCCTGAAAAAATAGGTTTACTCCAAAAGGTTTGTAATAACAAAGTGATTTTGGTTACAGCCGAGGGAGAAATAGTTTATAGGAATTTAGAGCATGTTAAATCGATCCAATTGCCTTAACGGAAGGAGAATTCACATGATTAAACAAAATAAATAATCCACCCAGCATAGCCACGTGGATGGATTATTTATATGATTCCAGAATGATATGACCGTGACAGAGCAGGCACGGTCTTTTTTAGTGTACTACCTATATTTAGCATATGTTTTTTTATCCATTTCGTTCAAGTCCAGCTAAATTTTACGCATGTACAATTTGGCTTTTTATGTTTGACAATAAGGTAGAAACTCCATCTTTGCGAGCATGAAGGAGGGGTTTTAACATCGACCAAGAATAATCTTGGTCGTCCATAGTATCTGTATAAATCACAAAATTATCCACCTTATGCACCAAGCTGCAAGCATCT
It encodes:
- a CDS encoding ArsB/NhaD family transporter; protein product: MFTTALTIFSFVMTIVLIMWRPKGLDVSIPSLVGAALMVIAGSVSLADLKVIGSDVGGASVTIMATIAMALVLESFGVFQFVADFLVRLAKNSGVRLFWYINLMSLLMTLVFNNDGAIIIATPILIILLRKLGLKPHQQIPYLLSAALVDTAASAPLGVSNIVNLISIKIIGMSLATYSAMIFVPSLIGVCVLAVLNYVLFRKKLVTDLKQNRMSNKPKPRCHPLGPNNEMATTDLQLETPSKKQKRFMTNILLYVLAIRVALFVGADFGVSPSVTAVVGAAILLIWRWIKMGTSPMDILRKTPWHVLFFAFGMYVVGAGIANVGLNSWLVHVLQPFIAGGWFSSIAATATAVSIMSDIFNNHPALMIGTLNLTSMHLSPMDLHVAYLGNIIGSDIGSLLTPIGLLATLIWMFVLKQYKVHISWRQYFRVTSLVVPPTVIATIVLCYGWIRLIYG
- a CDS encoding DUF2642 domain-containing protein, whose product is MEMLIDFVNLIEKNVEVEISGGIFHKGTLIDSGLDIVVIYVGKTNSFLYIPFVHIQRLRELPKWDEDMTYDTPSEKPIEAEAISYRKILMNAKGLFVKVYMSDNQSFHGYVSSIMNDYFVFYSPVHKTMFISMNHVKWMIPYPPDTTPYALENEKLQLTPPPTSLARSFEEQLKRLENQLVILDGRDNPEKIGLLQKVCNNKVILVTAEGEIVYRNLEHVKSIQLP